Proteins from a genomic interval of Papaver somniferum cultivar HN1 chromosome 4, ASM357369v1, whole genome shotgun sequence:
- the LOC113274483 gene encoding uncharacterized protein LOC113274483, with product MELSDDILFPSTYRMYGFNGTVTIPKGEVTLRVSYGGVYLDTLTTFCIVDVASPYESIIGRPWIAGIKGVASAYHQRMRFPTYKGIAEIIGDSHAARQCMQADVQINEERRARQRREKNKAKEVKAAKKLEKVNRLTMVLRENMDAFASNMHDMEGIDPTICCHHLKIDPSFKPVRQKMKRIAPDLQTAVEKELKKLQEAGIIRKSQYPQWISNMVVVPKKNG from the exons ATGGAATTGTCAGATGACATTCTCTTCCCCTCAACATATCGGATGTACGGCTTCAATGGGACCGTGACCATCCCAAAAGGCGAGGTAACTCTGAGAGTATCATATGGGGGCGTTTATTTGGATACTCTAACCACATTCTGCATAGTCGATGTCGCCTCACCCTATGAATCCATTATTGGGAGACCCTGGATCGCCGGAATTAAAGGGGTGGCATCGGCCTACCATCAAAGGATGAGATTTCCAACGTATAAAGGTATAGCAGAGATCATCGGCGATTCGCATGCGGCCAGGCAATGTATGCAAGCCGATGTTCAGATAAATGAGGAACGACGAGCACGTCAGCGAAGGGAGAAGAACAAGGCCAAAGAAGTCAAGGCGGCAAAAAAGCTGGAAAAG GTGAATCGGCTCACAATGGTCCTGCGAGAGAATATGGATGCTTTCGCATCGAACATGCACGATATGGAGGGCATAGACCCGACAATATGCTGCCATCATTTAAAGATCGACCCAAGTTTCAAACCTGTCCGACAAAAGATGAAGCGAATCGCACCAGATTTGCAGACAGCAGTCGAAAAAGAATTAAAGAAACTGCAGGAAGCAGGAATAATCCGAAAATCCCAGTACCCacagtggatatctaacatggtcgtaGTACCAAAGAAGAATGGATGA